A single genomic interval of Lynx canadensis isolate LIC74 chromosome A2, mLynCan4.pri.v2, whole genome shotgun sequence harbors:
- the SOSTDC1 gene encoding sclerostin domain-containing protein 1, giving the protein MLPPAIHFYLIPFACILMKSCLAFKNDATEILYSHVVKPVPAHPSSNSTMNQARNGGRHFSNTGLDRNSRVQVGCRELRSTKYISDGQCTSISPLKELVCAGECLPLPVLPNWIGGGYGTKYWSRRSSQEWRCVNDKTRTQRIQLQCQDGSTRTYKITVVTACKCKRYTRQHNESSHNFESMSPAKPAQHHRERKRASKSSKHSLS; this is encoded by the exons ATGCTTCCTCCTGCCATTCATTTCTATCTCATTCCCTTTGCATGCATCCTAATGAAAAGctgtttggcttttaaaaatgatgcCACAGAAATCCTTTATTCACATGTGGTTAAACCTGTTCCAGCACACCCCAGCAGCAACAGCACGATGAATCAAGCCAGAAATGGAGGCAGGCATTTCAGTAACACTGGACTGGATCGGAACA GTCGAGTTCAAGTGGGTTGCCGGGAGCTGCGTTCCACCAAATACATCTCCGATGGCCAGTGCACCAGCATCAGCCCCCTGAAAGAGCTGGTGTGTGCTGGTGAGTGCTTGCCCCTGCCGGTGCTGCCCAACTGGATAGGGGGAGGCTATGGAACCAAGTACTGGAGCAGGAGGAGCTCCCAGGAATGGAGGTGTGTCAATGACAAAACACGTACCCAGAGAATCCAGCTTCAGTGCCAAGATGGCAGCACGCGCACCTACAAAATCACAGTGGTCACCGCCTGCAAGTGCAAGAGGTACACTCGGCAGCACAATGAGTCCAGTCATAACTTTGAGAGCATGTCGCCTGCCAAGCCAGCCCAGCATCACAGAGAGCGGAAAAGAGCCAGCAAATCCAGCAAGCACAGCCTGAGTTAG